Proteins encoded together in one Falco biarmicus isolate bFalBia1 chromosome 4, bFalBia1.pri, whole genome shotgun sequence window:
- the CDC34 gene encoding ubiquitin-conjugating enzyme E2 R1 isoform X2 — protein MARPLVPSSQKALLLELKGLQEEPVEGFRVNLVDEGDLYNWEVAIFGPPNTYYEGGYFKARLRFPIDYPYSPPAFRFLTKMWHPNIYETGDVCISILHPPVDDPQSGELPSERWNPTQNVRTILLSVISLLNEPNTFSPANVDASVMYRKWKESKGKDREYTDIISPVPSPATCPPGSKSWAQRWMLSGMA, from the exons ATGGCGCGGCCCCTCGTGCCTAGCTCACAGAAAGCGCTGCTTCTGGAGCTCaaagggctgcaggaggagcccGTGGAAGGGTTCCGGGTCAACTTGGTGGACGAGGGGGACCTCTACAACTGGGAGGTGGCCATCTTCGGCCCTCCGAACACGTACTACGAAGGCGGGTACTTTaag GCTCGTCTCCGGTTTCCCATCGACTACCCTTATTCCCCTCCTGCCTTTAGGTTCTTAACCAAAATGTGGCACCCCAATATCTATGAG ACCGGTGATGTCTGCATCTCCATCCTCCACCCGCCGGTGGACGACCCGCAGAGCGGGGAGCTGCCATCTGAGCGGTGGAACCCCACTCAGAACGTGCG GACCATTCTCCTAAGTGTGATCTCACTGCTGAACGAACCCAAcacattttctccagccaaTGTGGATGCCTCCGTGATGTACCGCAAGTGGAAGGAGAGCAAAGGGAAGGACCGAGAGTACACAGACATCATCAG CCctgttcccagccctgccacttGCCCTCCAGGAAGCAAGTCTTGGGCACAAAGGTGGATGCTGAGCGGGATGGCGTGA
- the CDC34 gene encoding ubiquitin-conjugating enzyme E2 R1 isoform X1 codes for MARPLVPSSQKALLLELKGLQEEPVEGFRVNLVDEGDLYNWEVAIFGPPNTYYEGGYFKARLRFPIDYPYSPPAFRFLTKMWHPNIYETGDVCISILHPPVDDPQSGELPSERWNPTQNVRTILLSVISLLNEPNTFSPANVDASVMYRKWKESKGKDREYTDIIRKQVLGTKVDAERDGVKVPTTLAEYCVKTKTPAPDEGSDLFYDDYYEDDEMEEEADSCYADEDDSGNEES; via the exons ATGGCGCGGCCCCTCGTGCCTAGCTCACAGAAAGCGCTGCTTCTGGAGCTCaaagggctgcaggaggagcccGTGGAAGGGTTCCGGGTCAACTTGGTGGACGAGGGGGACCTCTACAACTGGGAGGTGGCCATCTTCGGCCCTCCGAACACGTACTACGAAGGCGGGTACTTTaag GCTCGTCTCCGGTTTCCCATCGACTACCCTTATTCCCCTCCTGCCTTTAGGTTCTTAACCAAAATGTGGCACCCCAATATCTATGAG ACCGGTGATGTCTGCATCTCCATCCTCCACCCGCCGGTGGACGACCCGCAGAGCGGGGAGCTGCCATCTGAGCGGTGGAACCCCACTCAGAACGTGCG GACCATTCTCCTAAGTGTGATCTCACTGCTGAACGAACCCAAcacattttctccagccaaTGTGGATGCCTCCGTGATGTACCGCAAGTGGAAGGAGAGCAAAGGGAAGGACCGAGAGTACACAGACATCATCAG GAAGCAAGTCTTGGGCACAAAGGTGGATGCTGAGCGGGATGGCGTGAAGGTTCCCACCACGCTGGCGGAGTACTGTGTGAAGACCAAGACTCCAGCCCCAGATGAGGGCTCAGATCTCTTCTATGATGACTATTACGAGGATGATGAgatggaggaagaagcagaCAGCTGTTACGCTGATGAAGACGACTCTGGCAATGAAGAATCTTGA